Genomic DNA from Comamonas resistens:
TGCTGCGTGGGGCAGAGCACGCCATAGCGCGAGCGGGCGCGCACCTGGCCCAGCCAGCCTTCGACCTGCTCGGCCAGGCCCTTGTGGGTGGCAAACGGGAACCAGACACGCTCACGGTTTTCCAGCAGGCGCGGCAGGCGGGTGTTGATCTCATCGCTGGAATAGGCCTTGTCCACGCCCAGCTTGCTCAAGGCCGCATCCGGCCCGAGGCGGATACCGGTCCAGACCTCGCGCTCGATATCCTTGGGCTGGCAGAACAGCACGCTGCGGCCATCGCTGGTCAGCACCAGACAGGCGTTGGGCTCGGAAAAGCCCGTGAGGTAGTAGAAATAGCTGTCGTGGCGATACAGATACTCGGTATCGCGGTTGCGGTGCAGCTCGGGAGCCGTGGGGATGATGGCGACACCGCCGTCGCCCAACTGGGCGGCCAAGCGTGCGCGGCGTTGGGCGTAAACAGAAGTCATGCTGCTATCGTACTGCTGGATGCACGGCCTCGCAGGGCTGTGTCATCGCGGCAGTCAGCAATCACAGGCTAAGTACGGATTGCCGAGGAAGCCAGGGCCATGGTGTCGTCCGGCACCACGGGACCGGGCTGGCCGGCCCTGAAGCCCGACCACAGCAGGCTCAACCCCGACAGCACCAGCAAGCCGCAGACCAGCCACTCGACCAGCTTCCTGGGCAGGGCTGGCGGATGCCTGGCACTCCACCAGGTCACACCCGTCACCACCGGGAAGGCCAGGGCCGTCCAGCCAAAGACGGCCCAGTTCAGCTGCCCCTCCGCCGCCACCATCACGGCGCGCAGCACCGAGCAGGTGACGAACATGGCGAACAGGCAGTGACGCACCAGCATGCGGTCCATGGGCTGGCGGTAGAGGTGATAGACCATGGGTGGGCCGGGCGTGGCAAACAACCCGCCCAGCAGGCCCGATGACACGCCGGCAAACCACAGTGCGCCCGGACCCGAGGGCTGCGCCAGTGCCTTCTTCTGCGTCAGCAGCAGAAGAGCGCACAGCACGATCACCACACCCAGCAACATGCGCAGGCCGCTCAGCGCATTGCCGCTGAGCCAGTGCAGCAAAAACACGCCGGCGATCACCCCCAGCACGCTGCTGATAAGCATGGGTTTGAGCAAGCTCCAGTCGGCCTCAAAGCGGTAGGCCCGCATATAGCTGACGCCGTTGACGATGGACAGCAGACAGGCCACGTTGGCTGCATCGGCGATATCCATCAGATGGGTGGCACCGGCCACGCCGACAAAGATCAGACCAAAGGCGAAGCCTGTGAGGTTCTGGCAAAAGCTGGCCAGAGCGACCAGCGCCACAAAGAAAACAAGCTGCATGCTCTCACCCGATGACGGCCACAAGAGAAAGTGTGGATTGGCACCCGGTTGCGCCAGTCAGAAAAACAAAAAGCATAGCAGATGCTTGCCATGGCAAGCATCCAGGCAAGCCACAAACAGCTCCCGAATCAATAGCTGGCAACGCCTGATGAACAAGCGTCAGAACGCATTTTTTGCATCAACTACCTTGATCTGCTGCGCTGACCATTCCAGCAGTTGCTGACGTTGTTCGTGCCAGCCTTGGGGCGCGAAATCAGGCCAGTGGGCCAGCTGCTTGCGCGTGTCTACATTCCACAGCCAGCTCTGACCTTCACCCACCACCATCAGCCGTCCATTCACGCAATGCAGATGCTGAGCGCGAGGCAGGTCAGGCATGGGCCAGACCTGTCCGCTGTGACCTTCATCGGGTCTGGGCACGTGAATATCGAAAATCACCACGCCCGGTGCGTACATGCAGTCGGCAAATCCATCGTCATCCCAGTTGCCCACGTTCCAGATGGCGATGCGGGCATCGTCCAGCCACACACAGGGCTGGTTCCAACCCTCGCCCTGCGCAATGCGGCGGCGCGTGGGGCCATCTTCGGATTCCCAGCGGTTGCCATCGAGCCAGGCCGGCACAGACCACACGGTGGGAATGCCCACGGGCGCCCAGACCCAGCCATCGTCCAGCAGCCATTGCTGCGAAGGGCTGGGCAGCAAACGCCCGTGAAAATAGTCCAGATAGTGCGGCTGCCCGAACTCCAGTCCATCGCGCTCGGTCAGGTTCTCGCCCGTGGCGCAATCCATCGCGTCAAGCCGGTTCCAGTCCGTGCGATGAAGCAACACATCGCGCCCCTGATGCCGGGTGAAGGCGATGGAAAACGGTACTGTTCTGGGGTGATAGTCACCACCAAAAAGCTGTGCGGCAGGCTCGCCCGTACGCAAGTTCACCAGCACGCCAAACATGCCGCCATCATCGGCAATCACCGCATGGTCGCCACTGAGCGCGCAATGCACTTTGAAACCATGAGGCCAGTAAGGCGTGGGAGCCGTGGGCTCGGGCAGCTCCAGCTTTGCCAATTGCCGGCTCCGGCCACTGTCCAGATCCAGACCATGCAAGGCGCCATCTTCTGTCAGCAGCAGCAACTGCCCCCAGCTGGCCTGCGCGGTGCAGGCATGGACGATGGGCGAGTCTGGCCAGTCAATGCTGCGCAGGCTCATGCGGATTCGGTTTGATTGAGCTGGGCCAGCCGCTCGGGCGTGCCCACATCAACCCAGCGGCCGGTGTAAAGCGACGCGCCCACCAGACCATCGGCCATGGCACGGCGCAGCAGCGGGGCCAGCGGCGCGCGCAGGCCTTGGGGGTTTCCGGGCTCGACCTCAAACCAGGGCTGCGCAAACAGCTCTTTTTTCAATAGCGCAATAGTGCTATAGGTGTAGCGTGGTCGCTCATCATCAGCGGGCAGGTCCAGTGCCTTGCCATCGGCAAGGCCGAAGTCGCCACGCGGGTTGTGTGCGGGATTGGGCACCAGCCATAGATGGGCCAGTTCCTTGCTTTGGGCAAAGGCCTGCGCAGCCTCGGCAGGAAAGTGGAAGTCCGGCGCATAGACATCACCTGCGGCCAGCCAGAACACCTGGCCAAGCTGCGGCAATGCACGGCTGATGCCGCCTGCGGTCTCGAAGGCCTGCGCAGGCTCTTGCGAGTATGAAAGCGATAGCTGCTGACGCTTTTGCGCATTGGGCTCTAGCGCAAAAACACTGCCAAAGTACGTGGGAATCTGTTCGCCCAGCCAGCCGGTATTGATGACCGCGTGCTCAACACCTGCCGCTATCAGCGACTGCAGATGGTGCTGCAGCAGCGGCACACCCTGCACCTTGAGCAAGGGCTTGGGCGTGATATCGGTCAGCGGCCGCATGCGCTCGCCACGGCCTGCAGCCAGGAGCATTGCAAAAACTTGCCCCCCCTGAGTGGCTGCGCCGCTTCCCCCCAGGGGGTCGACACCCTCGCTGTGGGACGGCGCGGCCGGCCTAGGCCCTTGCTCGGTGTCCCTGGCTTGGGGCGCGTCCTGAGTTGGAGCCACCAGCGATGACACAGCGGGTTTTGTAGAGTCTTGGGAAGTCATGAAAAATGGAATTGAACGGCCGGTTTCTGGGGTTGCACTGTAGAGCATTGACCCGCACTGCACCTGCGAAAATTTCCCCTCCTTTAAAATGATGGGCTTCCCCCGAATAACACCCTCCTTTACGGAGCGCCCTGATGGCCAACACTCAACAAATGGCGAATGCGATCCGCGCACTCGCAATGGATGCCGTTCAACAAGCCAACTCCGGTCACCCCGGCGCCCCCATGGGCATGGCCGATATGGCCGTGGCACTGTGGAGCCGCCACCTCCAGCACAACCCCGTGAACCCTCACTGGGCCAACCGTGACCGTTTCATCCTGTCGAACGGCCATGGCTCCATGCTGATTTATTCGCTGCTGCATCTCAGCGGCTACAACCTGCCCATCGAAGAGCTGAAGAACTTCCGCCAGCTGCACAGCAAGACTGCCGGCCACCCCGAAGTGGGCGTGACTCCCGGCGTGGAAACCACCACCGGCCCTCTGGGCCAGGGCATCACCAATGCCGTGGGCTTTGCCCTGGCCGAAAAGCTGCTGGCCGCCGAGTTCAACCAGCCCAAGCACGAGATCGTGGATCACCACACCTTCGTGTTCATGGGTGACGGCTGCCTGATGGAAGGCATCTCGCATGAAGCCGCCGCACTGGCTGGCGCCTGGAAGCTGAACAAGCTGATCGCCCTGTGGGACGACAACGGCATCTCCATCGACGGCCAGGTCGCTCCCTGGTTCGGCGACAACACGCCTGCCCGTTTTGAAGCCTATGGCTGGAACGTGATCCGCGATGTGGACGGCCACAACGTGGACGCCGTGGACAAGGCCATCGCTGCCGCCAAGAAGAGCGCCGACAAGCCCACGCTGATCTGCTGCAAGACCCACATCGGCAAGGGCTCGCCCAACCGTCAGGACACTTCCAAGGCCCATGGCGAGCCTCTGGGCGCCGAAGAAATCGCGCTGACCCGCGCGGCTCTGGGCTGGACTTATGGTCCCTTCGAAATCCCCGCCGATGTCTACACCGACTGGGATGCCAAGGACCAGGGCGCCAAGGCCGAAGCCGCATGGAACGACAAGTTCGCAGCCTACGCCAAGGCCTTCCCCGAGCAAGCCGCCGACTTCACACGCCGCATGGCTGGCGAGCTGCCAACCAACTTCGGTGAAATCGCCGCCAAGATCGCTTCCGACGCCCATGACGCAGGCGCCACCGTGGCCAGCCGCAAGGCCAGCCAGCTGGCTCTGGAAGGCCTGACGGCAGCCCTGCCCGAGCTGCTGGGCGGCTCCGCCGACCTGACAGGCTCCAACCTGACCAACACCAAGTCCACTCCCGCTTTCCGCGTGGACGCCAAGGGTGCCGTGGTCAAGACCGAAGACGGCAAGATCGGCCGCCACATCAACTACGGTGTGCGCGAGTTCGGCATGGCCGCCATCATGAACGGCGTGGCGCTGCATGGCGGTTTCATCCCCTACGGCGGCACCTTCCTGACCTTCTCCGACTACAGCCGCAACGCCATCCGCATGGCGGCCCTGATGAAGCAGCGCGTGATCCACGTCTTCACGCACGACTCCATCGGCCTGGGCGAAGACGGCCCCACCCACCAGTCCATCGAGCACGCCGCTTCGCTGCGCCTGATCCCCGGTCTGGACGTGTGGCGCCCCGCCGACACCACGGAAACCGCCGTGGCCTGGACCGTGGCCCTGAGCCAGAAGAACAAGCCCACAGCCATGCTGCTGAGCCGCCAGAACCTGGCTTACTCGCCCAAGTCCGAAGACGCGCTGGACAATATCGCCAACGGCGCCTATGTGCTGAGCGAGCCCAAGGACATCGGTTTCAAGAAGAAGGCCCAGGCCGTCATCATCGCCACCGGCTCCGAAGTGCAACTGGCCATGGCCGCGCAGAAGCTGCTGGCCGAGCGCAAGATCGCCGTGCGCGTGGTCTCCATGCCCAGCACCACGACCTTCGACAAGCAGGATATGAAGTACAAGAAGGCCGTGCTGCCCGCAGGCCTGCCCCGCGTGGCCGTGGAAATGGGTGTGACCGACTTCTGGTGGAAGTACGGTTGCGACGCCGTGGTCGGCATCGACACCTACGGCGAGTCCGCTCCCGCAGGCGTGCTGTTCAAGCACTTCGGCTTCACCGCCGAGAACGTGGCCGACACCGTGCAGGTCGCTCTGCAGAACGCTGCCAAGTAAGCAAAAGGGGCCTAGTGCCCCTTTTTTCCAGCTGAAATGTGCGCTATTGCCGCCATCAGCCATCCGGACGAAGCCTCAGGCTTTGGAGTCCGGGCACAATTTGTACCGGTTTTTCATTACTCACTATTGACGAGGCAACTATGACGATCAAGGTAGGCATCAACGGTTTTGGCCGCATCGGCCGCAACGTGCTGCGCTCCGCAGTGCAAAACTTCTCCGACATCGAAATCGTCGGCATCAACGACCTGCTGGAGCCCGACTACCTGGCTTACATGCTGAAGTACGACAGCGTGCACGGCCGTTTTGACGGCGAAGTTTCCGTCGAAGGCAACACCCTGGTCGTCAACGGCAAGAAGATCCGCCTGACGCAAGAGCGCGACCCCGCCAACCTGAAGTGGAACGAAGTCGGCGCCGACGTGGTGATCGAATCCACCGGTCTGTTCCTGACCAAGGAAACCGCCCAGAAGCACATCGACGCCGGCGCCAAGAAGGTCATCCTGTCCGCTCCTTCCAAGGACGACACCCCCATGTTCGTGTTCGGCGTGAACCATGGCACCTACAAGGGTGAAGCCATCATCTCCAACGCGTCTTGCACCACCAACTGCCTGGCTCCCGTGGCCAAGGTGCTCAACGACAAGTGGGGCATCAAGCGCGGCCTGATGACCACCGTGCACGCAGCGACCGCCACGCAAAAGACCGTGGACGGCCCTTCGAACAAGGACTGGCGCGGCGGCCGCGGCATTCTGGAAAACATCATCCCCTCCAGCACTGGCGCTGCCAAGGCCGTGGGCGTGGTGATCCCCGAGCTGAACAAGAAGCTGACCGGCATGTCCTTCCGCGTGCCCACTTCCGACGTGTCCGTGGTCGACCTGACCGTGGAACTGAACAGCGAAGCCAGCTACGAAGAAATCTGCGCCGAAATGAAGGCCCAGTCCCAAGGCGCCCTGAAGGGCGTGCTGGGCTACACCGAAGACAAGGTGGTGGCCACCGACTTCCGCGGTGAAACCTGCACTTCCGTGTTCGACGCCGAAGCCGGTATCGCCCTGGACAAGACCTTTGTGAAGGTCGTGTCCTGGTACGACAACGAATGGGGCTACTCCAACAAGTGCCTGGAAATGGTGCGCGTGGTGGCCAAGTAATCCTCGCGGATTACAAGCCAAAACCGGCTCTGGCGCTTATCTGATAAGCGCCAATAGCTATCAAAAAGCCAGCATCGGCAACGATGCTGGCTTTTTTGTTGCGCGTCCCTCAGTACGCGTCAAAGGCAGAAAACGGAGGCTGCGCTACAGTCGGCAACAATTTCATGGCTTACACCAATCAGGTTCAGGCAAGAGCTTCGCCTCAGGGCTGCAGTCCTTGGTGCATCCCTGTTTGCCTAGGTCCTCAACTTCTCGTGCGTCGATTTTTGCCGCCCATTCATGTTTCTTGCCATTCCTCTTGAGAACAAGCCTTCATGGCGCAGCCCGCCCTGGATGACGGTGCTGCTCATCGTCATCAACTGCCTGATCTTCTGGGGCTG
This window encodes:
- a CDS encoding nucleotidyltransferase family protein, with translation MLLAAGRGERMRPLTDITPKPLLKVQGVPLLQHHLQSLIAAGVEHAVINTGWLGEQIPTYFGSVFALEPNAQKRQQLSLSYSQEPAQAFETAGGISRALPQLGQVFWLAAGDVYAPDFHFPAEAAQAFAQSKELAHLWLVPNPAHNPRGDFGLADGKALDLPADDERPRYTYSTIALLKKELFAQPWFEVEPGNPQGLRAPLAPLLRRAMADGLVGASLYTGRWVDVGTPERLAQLNQTESA
- the tkt gene encoding transketolase, which codes for MANTQQMANAIRALAMDAVQQANSGHPGAPMGMADMAVALWSRHLQHNPVNPHWANRDRFILSNGHGSMLIYSLLHLSGYNLPIEELKNFRQLHSKTAGHPEVGVTPGVETTTGPLGQGITNAVGFALAEKLLAAEFNQPKHEIVDHHTFVFMGDGCLMEGISHEAAALAGAWKLNKLIALWDDNGISIDGQVAPWFGDNTPARFEAYGWNVIRDVDGHNVDAVDKAIAAAKKSADKPTLICCKTHIGKGSPNRQDTSKAHGEPLGAEEIALTRAALGWTYGPFEIPADVYTDWDAKDQGAKAEAAWNDKFAAYAKAFPEQAADFTRRMAGELPTNFGEIAAKIASDAHDAGATVASRKASQLALEGLTAALPELLGGSADLTGSNLTNTKSTPAFRVDAKGAVVKTEDGKIGRHINYGVREFGMAAIMNGVALHGGFIPYGGTFLTFSDYSRNAIRMAALMKQRVIHVFTHDSIGLGEDGPTHQSIEHAASLRLIPGLDVWRPADTTETAVAWTVALSQKNKPTAMLLSRQNLAYSPKSEDALDNIANGAYVLSEPKDIGFKKKAQAVIIATGSEVQLAMAAQKLLAERKIAVRVVSMPSTTTFDKQDMKYKKAVLPAGLPRVAVEMGVTDFWWKYGCDAVVGIDTYGESAPAGVLFKHFGFTAENVADTVQVALQNAAK
- the gap gene encoding type I glyceraldehyde-3-phosphate dehydrogenase — its product is MTIKVGINGFGRIGRNVLRSAVQNFSDIEIVGINDLLEPDYLAYMLKYDSVHGRFDGEVSVEGNTLVVNGKKIRLTQERDPANLKWNEVGADVVIESTGLFLTKETAQKHIDAGAKKVILSAPSKDDTPMFVFGVNHGTYKGEAIISNASCTTNCLAPVAKVLNDKWGIKRGLMTTVHAATATQKTVDGPSNKDWRGGRGILENIIPSSTGAAKAVGVVIPELNKKLTGMSFRVPTSDVSVVDLTVELNSEASYEEICAEMKAQSQGALKGVLGYTEDKVVATDFRGETCTSVFDAEAGIALDKTFVKVVSWYDNEWGYSNKCLEMVRVVAK
- a CDS encoding sulfite exporter TauE/SafE family protein, which codes for MQLVFFVALVALASFCQNLTGFAFGLIFVGVAGATHLMDIADAANVACLLSIVNGVSYMRAYRFEADWSLLKPMLISSVLGVIAGVFLLHWLSGNALSGLRMLLGVVIVLCALLLLTQKKALAQPSGPGALWFAGVSSGLLGGLFATPGPPMVYHLYRQPMDRMLVRHCLFAMFVTCSVLRAVMVAAEGQLNWAVFGWTALAFPVVTGVTWWSARHPPALPRKLVEWLVCGLLVLSGLSLLWSGFRAGQPGPVVPDDTMALASSAIRT